A single Malaclemys terrapin pileata isolate rMalTer1 chromosome 3, rMalTer1.hap1, whole genome shotgun sequence DNA region contains:
- the LOC128835002 gene encoding zinc finger protein 107-like gives MSAAPLSPEPAGSGESDVFEIDLPITIFVLSDDDFPESEDEEQAILSSDDILKSEEEEAATSNDGDLKKSKEEKQVPSSGDDLRSQVQPSLNEEVVLKCPEREQVTLSVFEKLNSPQVSLSDQYALGSSKPSQNYLSCPSAPRMDPGEVNGCVESKECKGDIDCQKVPVPLSCGDNKDRDGLTIETTRQLIPGAIFKDGKERETSAISSSDSTQECQPALHCKEAERCVETEGTVPLETAKNKTDDRTRMRNGSTDETLNCGMDSKFEDLNAVKEIEQVQSIFFTCINGDFSTAGELLEDVGDLATTTCDNPGLNISEEFIHQSVIHSPREMDKQEDCDVSHVIIKHPNAKHQEETFLLGNEHNSEALSMGSCSTCKHEKTLNVKCRFCSSVCASKNILKKHVYSAHQDKKIHKCCFCQRSFFFSVNVKRHLKFHKKMTRLKNTRKGRSMNTEKARKENPAKTQSANKKKESKYEKFFIRIERDCKTADAPVIFSCKICLFASPDPKLFVYHMKGHKGRQPYQCPQCDYSCISLSYMLNHMYWHAGYRLYKCRFCTFFSLYFASMVKHSYIHTGAKPYSCEFCQSSFTSTSGLKRHTNIHAGKELCQGKQHLGLPVEGKRTKSPPKSYTCDQCNLVFYSKGLLYFHEKFHTQVKGCDESFVNDYANESNEYSKSKACKDDNDYQKDWVSSGSDNKWDDHLLNETHEMLASGAELEQENEFERDMNICCSKKTCQSSQGTNNLPVVRTGSETLFSIYKSDQCDLVFCKEKHLCFQKVTHSQVQECNEIVTNAPKTEENAKCIDVQPPIGTSHKLFKCQQCDYSTYIFSNLKLHFRIHTGKKPFECKECNKMFRTSSHLRRHSLMHIKKGQECDHCHYLGSTSDDLKLHCEIHKGTCPKREDLISSKDVKCVRSIFSSEDLQKQMDVHEGKENEHVLPSRSLSQLYKCEQCNYITYVLSNLKLHTRIHTGEKPHSCDTCQKKFRTSGHLNRHKLVHLKMERLKCRNCDYSTDKWQSLKWHLASHLDEKNLAGSKVQEQSLLPVKIYKCEECGYATAHSGNFKQHLRIHTGEKPYKCDQCALAFRTSSHLKRHLLTHLKLRCNECEFSTIDRCALEKHVKTHKDKNMYKCQKCNVILSTIHLLEKHKKQHL, from the exons AGTCTGATGTCTTTGAAATTGACCTTCCCATCACTATCTTTGTGCTGAGTGATGATGATTTTCCAGAAAGTGAAGATGAAGAGCAGGCAATCTTGAGTAGTGATGATATTTTGAAGAGTGAAGAAGAAGAGGCGGCCACTTCCAATGATGGTGATCtaaaaaaaagcaaagaggaaAAGCAGGTGCCTTCAAGTGGTGATGATCTAAGGAGTCAAGTGCAGCCCAGCTTGAATGAAGAAGTTGTTCTAAAATGTCCAGAGAGAGAGCAGGTTACTCTAAGTGTGTTTGAGAAATTAAATTCACCCCAAGTTTCTTTAAGTGATCAATATGCTCTGGGCAGTAGCAAACCCAGCCAAAATTATCTGTCATGTCCCTCAGCTCCCAGAATGGACCCTGGAGAGGTAAATGGATGTGTCGAAAGCAAAGAATGCAAGGGTGACATTGATTGCCAAAAGGTTCCTGTTCCTCTCTCATGTGGTGACAATAAGGATAGAGATGGTCTGACTATTGAGACAACCAGGCAGTTGATTCCAGGAGCAATATTTAAAGATGGAAAGGAACGTGAGACCTCTGCAATCAGTTCCTCTGACAGCACTCAAGAGTGCCAGCCAGCACTCCATTGTAAAGAAGCAGAGAGATGTGTTGAGACTGAAg GTACTGTCCCTTTAGAGACAGCAAAGAATAAaactgatgacagaacaagaatgAGAAATGGTTCTACAGATGAAACTCTGAATTGTGGAATGGATAGCAAATTTGAAGATCTGAATGCTGTAAAAGAAATAGAGCAAgtccaaagtattttttttacttGTATTAATGGTGACTTTTCTACAGCAGGAGAGTTGCTAGAAGATGTAGGGGACTTGGCAACGACTACTTGTGATAATCCTGGATTAAATATTTCTGAAGAGTTTATTCATCAGTCTGTAATTCATTCTCCCAGGGAGATGGATAAGCAAGAAGATTGTGATGTTTCTCATGTGATTATAAAACACCCAAATGCAAAGCATCAAGAAGAGACATTCCTACTAGGTAATGAGCATAACAGTGAAGCTCTTTCTATGGGATCTTGTTCTACGTGCAAGCATGAGAAGACACTGAATGTGAAATGCAGGTTTTGTAGCTCTGTGTGTGCAAGTAAAAATATTCTAAAGAAACATGTTTATTCAGCACATCAGGATAAAAAAATTCACAAATGCTGCTTTTGCCAAAGaagctttttcttttctgtcaacGTTAAACGCCATCTTAAATTTCATAAGAAAATGACCAGGTTGAAAAATACAAGAAAAGGTAGAAGTATGAACACTGAAAAAGCCAGGAAGGAGAACCCAGCAAAAACACAATCTGCgaataaaaaaaaggaaagtaagTATGAGAAATTCTTCATCAGAATCGAAAGGGACTGTAAAACTGCAGATGCTCCAGTTATTTTTTCTTGTAAAATTTGTCTCTTTGCTTCACCAGATCCTAAGCTTTTTGTTTATCATATGAAGGGACATAAAGGCAGACAACCTTATCAGTGTCCCCAGTGTGACTATTCTTGTATTAGCTTGTCCTATATGCTAAATCACATGTACTGGCATGCTGGCTATAGACTGTACAAATGCAGGTTCTGTACATTTTTTTCACTGTATTTTGCAAGCATGGTGAAACACAGTTACATTCATACAGGGGCTAAGCCGTATTCCTGTGAATTCTGCCAGTCATCATTCACAAGCACAAGTGGCTTAAAGAGACACACAAATATACATGCTGGCAAAGAATTGTGCCAAGGGAAGCAACACCTTGGCTTGCCTGTTGAGGGGAAGAGAACTAAAAGTCCTCCAAAGAGCTATACATGTGATCAGTGTAACTTAGTATTTTACTCTAAAGGACTGCTCTACTTTCATGAGAAATTTCATACTCAAGTTAAAGGCTGTGATGAGAGCTTTGTAAATGATTATGCAAATGAGAGTAATGAATACAGTAAAAGCAAAGCATGTAAAGATGACAATGATTACCAAAAGGATTGGGTTTCTTCTGGTTCTGACAATAAATGGGATGATCACCTGCTTAATGAGACACATGAAATGCTGGCTTCAGGAGCAGAACTTGAACAGGAGAATGAATTTGAGAGGGATATGAATATATGCTGTAGCAAAAAAACGTGCCAAAGCAGCCAGGGAACCAACAATTTGCCTGTTGTGAGGACTGGATCAGAAACTCTTTTCAGTATTTACAAGAGCGATCAGTGTGATTTAGTGTTTTGCAAAGAGAAGCATCTGTGTTTTCAGAAGGTCACTCATTCACAAGTTCAGGAATGTAATGAGATAGTTACAAATGCTCCCAAGACTGAGGAAAATGCTAAGTGTATTGATGTACAGCCTCCTATTGGGACTTCTCACAAACTGTTCAAGTGTCAACAATGTGATTATTCCACTTATATTTTTAGCAACCTTAAGCTGCATTTTAGAATACACACTGGCAAAAAACCATTTGAGTGTAAAGAGTGCAACAAGATGTTTCGCACCTCCAGCCATTTGCGGAGACATAGTCTTATGCACATAAAGAAAGGTCAAGAATGTGACCATTGCCATTATTTGGGCAGCACTTCAGACGATCTTAAACTGCACTGTGAAATACATAAGGGCACCTGCCCTAAAAGGGAAGATCTTATTTCTTCAAAAGACGTAAAGTGTGTCCGTTCCATATTCAGCTCAGAAGACCTTCAGAAACAGATGGATGTTCATGAGGGCAAAGAAAATGAACATGTTCTGCCATCACGAAGTCTTTCACAACTTTACAAGTGTGAACAGTGTAATTACATCACTTATGTTTTAAGCAACCTCAAGCTACACACAAGGATTCATACAGGTGAAAAACCCCACAGCTGTGACACTTGTCAGAAGAAGTTTCGTACGTCAGGCCATCTAAATCGACACAAGCTTGTGCATTTAAAGATGGAACGCCTCAAATGTAGGAACTGTGATTATTCAACAGACAAATGGCAATCCCTTAAGTGGCATTTGGCTTCACACTTAGATGAAAAAAACCTGGCTGGTAGCAAAGTCCAAGAGCAGTCGCTGCTACCTGTCAAAATATACAAGTGTGAAGAGTGTGGCTATGCTACTGCCCATAGTGGAAACTTCAAGCAGCATTTGAGAATTCATACAGGTGAAAAGCCATACAAATGTGATCAGTGTGCTCTTGCTTTCCGCACTTCTAGCCACCTGAAGCGCCACTTACTAACTCATTTAAAGTTACGCTGCAACGAGTGTGAGTTTTCCACTATAGATAGATGTGCTCTGGAGAAACATGTAAAAACACACAAGGATAAAAATATGTACAAATGCCAAAAGTGCAATGTAATACTTTCCACTATACATCTCTTAGAGAAACATAAGAAACAGCATTTATAA